TTCTTCATATCGTACTCGGGGAATTGGCTCCGAAATCGATGGCGATTCAAAAGGCGGAGGGAACTGCGTTATGGACGGCAGGGCCGTTAATTTTCTTCTATAAGGTTATGTACCCGTTCATTTGGGTATTAAACCGCGCCGCATTTTTCTTCCTGCGCTTTATCGGAATTCAACCCACAACGGATCACGATTCGGCACATACAGAGGAAGAAATTCGAATTTTGATGCAGCAGAGCCATAAGAGCGGACTGATTGACCAGACTGAATTAACGCTGGTGGATAATGTGTTTGAATTCGCGGAGCGCAATGCCCGCGAAATTATGATTCCACGTACGGATATGGTGTGTGTATTCGAGGATGCTCCGTTTGAAGAAACGTTTAACATCGTGATGGAGGAGATGCACACCCGCTATCCGGTAGCAGCAGGGGATAAGGACAATATTATCGGATTTGTTCATATCAAAGATATTTACCGGTTGTATATGGGCGAGAGTCAAAATGATTTGAATTCTATTATCCGACCTGTAGAGCGTGTACCTGAATCAATTCATATTAGCGATTTGCTCAAACAAATGCAGCGGAATCGATCCCAGATGTCCATAGTTATCGATGAATATGGCGGGACAGCGGGACTTGTAACGGTTGAAGATATTTTAGAGGAGATCGTTGGTGAAATCCAGGATGAATTCGATGAAGAGCGTCCGCATATTGAGCAGAAGGCTGAAACTTCGTATTCAGTGGATGGGCGTCTCTTGATTGAAGATGTGAATGATCGCTTTGGTTTAGATATTAATTCTGATGACTACGATACGATCGGCGGATGGGTATTCTCCCAGGTTGAATTCCCGCCACAGGTAGGTCAGGTCGTATATGCAAATGGATACGAATTCAAAGTCATTGAAGTTGACCATTTGCGTATCGTGCGTCTGATGCTGCGTAAGCTGGACAAAACAGAGCTTGAGAATGTGGCGGAGAATGCGGAAAAAAGCGGAGAAGAGATCTATGTAAGTGAAGTGAAGGAATAAGGAAGGGCCGCTTATAAAAGCGGCCTTTTTTCTGTAAAGATAGATTTAACTGTGCTGCTCTGCCTTTTTTCCGGACTGCTTTTTTGAGAAGCGGAAGAAGAACCAAGAGAATCCCTTTTTCTTTTTTTCTTCTTGTTTTTGCATGGCACCGATCATTTGAATCTCAAAATTCATTTTGCGCATCTCAAGCCGCAGGTTCTCCTGCCTTTTTTCCATTTCCTCCATTTTTCTAAGGATTTCTTTATAATATTGTGTAAGCATTAAATCTTCCGGAAGTGCTTGCTGCTGGTTTGCGGCCGCTGCTTCCGATGCGTGTCCTAGCTCATGTACGATTTCAAATAGCT
This window of the Aneurinibacillus sp. REN35 genome carries:
- a CDS encoding hemolysin family protein — translated: MSTDPLSALLYLTAVFFLVLLNGFFVAAEFAIVKVRSTRINQLVMEGNKRANLAKNLTDNLDAYLSATQLGITLASLGLGWIGEPAIAELLGPLMYALHVPETLTHTLSFIIAFSIITFLHIVLGELAPKSMAIQKAEGTALWTAGPLIFFYKVMYPFIWVLNRAAFFFLRFIGIQPTTDHDSAHTEEEIRILMQQSHKSGLIDQTELTLVDNVFEFAERNAREIMIPRTDMVCVFEDAPFEETFNIVMEEMHTRYPVAAGDKDNIIGFVHIKDIYRLYMGESQNDLNSIIRPVERVPESIHISDLLKQMQRNRSQMSIVIDEYGGTAGLVTVEDILEEIVGEIQDEFDEERPHIEQKAETSYSVDGRLLIEDVNDRFGLDINSDDYDTIGGWVFSQVEFPPQVGQVVYANGYEFKVIEVDHLRIVRLMLRKLDKTELENVAENAEKSGEEIYVSEVKE